The following proteins are encoded in a genomic region of Pungitius pungitius chromosome 17, fPunPun2.1, whole genome shotgun sequence:
- the LOC134107052 gene encoding major histocompatibility complex class I-related gene protein-like, which produces MRRLGAQSSVLALLMISLHAAAPRIHSLKYLFTASSGVPNFPEFVSVGLVDEVEIYHYDSNTRRAEFRQNWMSRVTEEDPQYWERGTKILMGHQQVFKANIETVKQRFNQTGGVHIYQRMYSCEWDDETNKVKGYDQHGYDGEDFISFDLQTEQWIAPKPQAVITKHKWDNDRALIAHKKNHLTHLCPEWLKKYGRSSLTRTERPSVSLLQKTPSSPVSCHATGFYPDSATLFWRKDGEELHEDVDLGEVLPNHDGTFQMRVDLKLSSVPAEDWRRYECVFQLSGVDEDMVTKLDKTRTNTEKPAGFTFIIIIAAVAILGLIAAVVGFLVYKRNRNAKRSSDKLRSSIEGSELAEELNPKA; this is translated from the exons GGATTCACTCTCTGAAGTATCTCTTCACTGCGTCCTCTGGAGTCCCAAACTTCCCAGAGTTTGTGTCTGTTGGGCTGGTGGATGAAGTAGAGATTTATCACTATGACAGTAACACCAGGAGAGCAGAATTCAGACAGAACTGGATGAGCAGAGTCACAGAGGAGGATCCTCAGTACTGGGAGAGGGGGACTAAGATCCTTATGGGCCACCAGCAGGTCTTCAAAGCCAACATTGAAACAGTAAAACAACGCTTCAACCAAACTGGAG gtgtcCACATTTACCAGAGGATGTACAGCTGTGAATGGGATGATGAGACCAACAAGGTTAAGGGTTATGATCAGCATGGTTATGATGGAGAAGACTTCATATCATTTGACCTGCAGACAGAGCAGTGGATTGCTCCTAAACCGCAGGCTGTCATCACCAAACACAAGTGGGATAATGACAGAGCTCTGATAGCACATAAGAAGAACCACCTGACTCATTTGTGTCCCGAGTGGCTGAAGAAGTACGGGAGGAGCTCTCTGACGAGAACCG AGCGTCCCTCAGTGTCTCTCCTCCAgaagactccctcctctccagtCAGCTGCCACGCTACAGGTTTCTACCCCGACAGCGCCACCCTCTTCtggaggaaagatggagaggagCTCCATGAGGACGTGGACCTCGGAGAGGTCCTCCCCAACCACGACGGCACCTTCCAGATGAGGGTTGACCTGAAACTGTCCTCCGTCCCTGCTGAAGACTGGAGGAGGTACGAGTGTGTGTTCCAGCTGTCTGGTGTGGACGAGGACATGGTCACCAAACTGGACAAGACCAGGACCAACACGG AGAAACCTGCTGGcttcaccttcatcatcatcatcgctgcTGTGGCTATTCTTGGCCTCATCGCTGCTGTGGTTGGATTCTTGGTGTATAAGAGAAATAGGAACG ccaaACGCTCTTCAGACAAACTCCGTTCTTCTATTGAAGGCTCTGAGCTCGCTGAGGAACTGAATCCTAAAGCTTGA
- the LOC134107067 gene encoding proteasome subunit beta type-8-like, which yields MMALFQVSGFKSYAELREQILPARQTHLLDRTNHYNFGTRTQEFAVPLGVDPSGFLRTCNRDGGVSIDLNHGTTTLAFKFKHGVIVAVDSRASAGRYLASNDVNKVIEINPYLLGTMSGSAADCQYWERLLAKECRLYRLRSNHRISVAAASKLLCNMMLGYRGMGLSMGSMICGWDKEGPGLYYVDDQGTRLSGRMFSTCCGSSYAYGVVDSGYREDMTVDEAYELGRRGIAHATHRDAYSGGAVNMYHMQQDGWIKVCKDDVSELIHRYRKGMF from the exons ATGATGGCTCTTTTCCAAGTATCTGGTTTTAAGTCTTATGCTGAACTCCGTGAGCAGATTCTTCCAGCCAGACAGACGCATCTCTTGGACCGAACCAACCACTACAACTTCGGGACCAGAACTCAGGAATTTGCTGTCCCTCTGGGTGTAGAC CCTTCAGGGTTTCTCAGAACCTGTAACCGTGATGGTGGTGTGAGTATAGACCTGAACCACGGGACGACCACCCTGGCCTTCAAGTTCAAACATGGAGTCATTGTGGCTGTGGACTCCAGAGCCTCAGCAGGCCGTTACTTGG CATCCAACGACGTCAACAAGGTGATAGAGATCAACCCCTACCTGCTGGGCACCATGTCGGGCAGCGCTGCAGACTGCCAGTACTGGGAGAGACTCCTGGCCAAAGAATG CAGGCTCTACAGGCTGAGGAGCAACCACAGGATCTCTGTGGCTGCTGCCTCCAAGCTGCTGTGCAACATGATGCTGGGCTACAGAGGCATGGGCCTCTCTATGGGAAGCATGATCTGTGGATGGGACAAAGAG ggtCCCGGTCTGTACTACGTGGACGACCAAGGGACGCGTCTGTCCGGCCGCATGTTCTCTACCTGCTGTGGGAGCAGCTACGCCTACGGCGTGGTGGACAGCGGCTACAGGGAGGACATGACGGTGGACGAGGCGTATGAGCTGGGACGCCGGGGCATCGCTCACGCCACACACAGGGACGCCTACTCTGGAGGGGCGGTCAACA tgtaccACATGCAGCAGGACGGCTGGATAAAGGTGTGTAAGGATGACGTCTCCGAGCTGATCCACCGCTACAGGAAGGGAATGTTCTGA